In the genome of Manis javanica isolate MJ-LG chromosome 17, MJ_LKY, whole genome shotgun sequence, one region contains:
- the LOC140847150 gene encoding zinc finger protein 541-like: MDQNSAGEEGAHPSEIHLPSFSESQGLNCSNALNQDLGPSSRDLFCAGLSGLDMDPSLPAPNVPSKVLEDNVDAFSLYSGEDRDSVKLLEKYADPESQASLQDLRLAVLQVPGEADEGGRATSGSAGKEEQHHTSPQKLLLDCSVCGKVFSSTSSRSKHYLTHSQERKHVCGICSKAFKRRDHLTRHLLTHQQTKPFACMEQGCSKSYCDDRSLRRHYEDQHGFCILKEAPPKEEACGDSSPAYEVADQPAADGLRSLVPPEARTPGPLLPNREPLRSIVSSTVHQEISSPGPVLVGASDDGEGKNTACPSPPSLGPYPCTPAAPVTLGTDVPKECHPLWKEPAAGFTAIHSREGENGGPHPAESERPPQLPPTLESWQDAVPSVDPPQDSKSKLTISNRIQDGNTYRLPDPVKEESTAGGCNQQNGGPADWAEPRSTYVCKNCSQIFYTEKGLTSHICFHSDKWLSPRRKQDQQVKARVQLPSLLCRCVGVRHGVFQASETGAEAGGGGTEPPRSLETLDGMSIAPLGTPASEPVGPWKPWAEPKPSATKNLSRTACLAHSFIHLPCRPCGGSAEETMVTGTAPAWRPGAASPGIVPVLSRYAAPGAEPHPGGVWAVFKHCSMSTQDDSDRVIGSKLDQVDDSSGSHVIKDNTKPRIRIRIRIGKKFQVDIPELQEHPAAETSEHGASLVWKPSDDVMGHPETQDRDQVDDSSGICAIEDDTKPSIRPRIRIGREFQAEIPELQERPPAETGEQGASLVWKPSDDVMGTPEKQDRVTELCKMASSAMPGGGTNLELALHCLHEAQGDVPVALETLIHGGPQKPPTHPLADYHYAGSDVWTSQEKVLFNKAFQAHKKNFHLIHKMVQTKSVAQCVEYYYTWKKKTRFAYVRAPGLENGVKRKLFESDPTETKATCSAKKRRSRRPTPELKTETESCRGECVIATSPSAGPKRTPEPPGHGQGQGAFPCRECERVFDKIQSRNAHMRQHRLQDPVEPTVRAERPAKAFKLKEEEKEEEGEMGADMGPLQG, translated from the exons ATGGACCAGAACAGCGCAGGGGAGGAGGGTGCCCATCCATCCGAGATACACCTCCCTTCATTTTCTGAGAGTCAAGGACTCAACTGCAGCAATGCCCTCAACCAGGATCTGGGTCCCAGCTCCCGAGACCTGTTCTGTGCTGGCCTGAGTGGTTTGGACATGGaccccagcctcccagcaccCAATGTGCCCAGCAAGGTGCTGGAGGACAACGTAGATGCTTTCTCCCTGTACTCTGGGGAGGACCGTGACTCCGTGAAGCTGCTGGAGAAGTATGCAGACCCGGAATCTCAGGCTTCTTTACAGG ACCTGAGGCTGGCCGTGCTTCAGGTGCCTGGAGAGGCTGACGAAGGAGGCAGGGCCACCTCCGGGAGCGCAGGGAAAGAAGAGCAGCATCACACTTCGCCTCAGAAGCTGCTTCTGGACTGCAGCGTCTGCGGGAAGGTGTTCAGCAGCACCAGCTCCCGGAGCAAGCACTACCTCACGCACAGCCAGGAACGGAAACACGTTTGCGGAATCTGCAGCAAGGCCTTTAAGCGCCGGGACCACCT GACTAGGCACCTGCTCACCCACCAGCAGACCAAGCCCTTTGCATGCATGGAGCAGGGCTGCAGCAAGAGCTACTGTGATGACCGCTCCCTGCGCCGGCACTACGAGGACCAGCACGGCTTTTGCATCCTGAAGGAGGCCCCCCCCAAGGAAGAAGCCTGTGGGGACTCCTCTCCTGCCTACGAGGTGGCCGACCAGCCTGCTGCAGATGGCCTGCGATCCCTGGTGCCTCCAGAAGCCAGGACCCCGGGCCCCCTTTTGCCCAACCGAGAGCCCCTGCGCTCTATTGTGAGCAGCACAGTCCACCAGGAGATCTCTTCTCCCGGCCCGGTCCTGGTTGGGGCTTCAGATGACGGGGAAGGGAAAAACACagcctgtccctccccaccctcactggGGCCCTACCCCTGCACGCCAGCGGCCCCAGTGACCCTGGGCACTGATGTTCCCAAGGAGTGTCACCCTCTGTGGAAGGAGCCCGCCGCTGGGTTCACAGCCATTCActccagggaaggagagaatggtgGTCCACACCCAGCTGAGTCGGAGCGGCCACCCCAGCTGCCGCCCACCCTGGAGAGCTGGCAGGACGCTGTGCCTTCGGTGGACCCCCCACAGGACTCAAAGTCCAAGCTGACGATATCCAACAGGATCCAG GATGGAAATACCTACCGGCTCCCCGATCCAGTGAAGGAGGAGAGCACGGCAGGCGGATG TAACCAGCAAAATGGAGGCCCTGCAGACTGGGCAGAGCCAAGGAGCACGTATGTCTGCAAGAATTGCAGCCAGATATTTTATACAGAGAAAGGGCTGACCAGCCATATTTGTTTTCACAGCGACAAGTGGCTGTCACCTCGAAGGAAGCAGGACCAACAGGTGAAGGCGCGCGTGCA GCTACCATCTCTTCTCTGTCGGTGTGTGGGTGTCCGGCATGGAGTTTTTCAAGCCTCTGAGACAGGTGCTGAGGCCGGAGGTGGAGGCACAGAGCCCCCCAGGAGCCTGGAAACCCTCGACGGCATGAGCATAGCTCCTCTGGGGACTCCTGCATCGGAGCCTGTGGGCCCA TGGAAGCCATGGGCAGAGCCCAAACCAAGTGCCACAAAAAATCTCTCCAGAACAGCTTGTCTTGCGCATTCATTCATCCACCTTCCATGCCGGCCCTGTGGAGGCAGTGCTGAGGAGACCATGGTGACAGGGACGGCCCCAGCCTGGCGTCCTGGGGCTGCCAGTCCAG GGATCGTTCCAGTGCTCTCCCGATATGCCGCCCCTGGTGCTGAGCCCCATCCGGGAGGGGTCTGGGCTGTATTTAAACACTGTTCCATGTCCACTCAGGATGATTCTGACAGAGTCATCGGCAGCAAGCTTG ATCAAGTGGATGACTCTTCTGGCAGCCATGTTATCAAGGATAACACCAAGCCCCGCATTCGAAT aCGCATCAGGATAGGAAAGAAGTTTCAGGTCGACATTCCAGAGCTCCAGGAGCACCCTGCGGCCGAGACCAGTGAACATGGAGCTTCTCTGGTCTGGAAGCCATCGGACGATGTGATGGGCCATCCAGAAACACAGGATAGAG ATCAAGTGGATGACTCTTCTGGCATCTGTGCAATCGAGGATGACACCAAGCCCAGCATTAGACC aCGCATCAGGATAGGACGCGAGTTTCAGGCCGAGATCCCGGAGCTGCAGGAGCGCCCCCCAGCCGAGACCGGTGAACAAGGAGCTTCTCTGGTCTGGAAGCCATCGGACGATGTGATGGGCACTCCAGAAAAACAGGATAGAG TGACTGAGCTCTGCAAGATGGCCTCCAGCGCAATGCCAGGAGGGGGCACCAACCTGGAGCTCGCTCTGCACTGCCTGCACGAGGCCCAGGGCGATGTCCCG gtGGCCCTAGAGACCCTGATACACGGAGGACCCCAGAAGCCACCAACTCACCCGCTGGCTGACTACCACTATGCAG GTTCTGACGTCTGGACCTCCCAGGAGAAGGTTCTGTTTAATAAGGCATTCCAGGCTCACAAAAAGAACTTCCACTTGATACACAAGATG GTCCAGACAAAATCGGTGGCCCAGTGTGTAGAGTATTACtacacctggaaaaaaaagaCCAGGTTTGCCTATGTTCGGGCCCCAGGCCTGGAAAATGGGGTCAAAAGGAAGCTGTTCGAGTCAGACCCAACAGAAACAAAG GCCACTTGCAGCGCTAAGAAGAGACGCAGCCGCCGTCCAACCCCTGAGTTGAAGACAGAGACGGAGAGTTGCAGGGGAGAATGCGTCATCGCCACCAGCCCAAGTGCTGGTCCCAAGCGGACCCCTGAGCCTCCGGGGCATGGCCAGGGCCAAGGCGCTTTTCCCTGCAGGGAATGTGAGAG GGTATTTGATAAGATCCAGAGTAGAAATGCCCACATGAGGCAGCACCGGCTTCAGGACCCCGTGGAACCAACTGTCAGGGCAGAGAGACCAGCGAAGGCCTTTAAGctgaaagaggaggagaaggaggaggaaggggagatgggggCTGACATGGGCCCCTTGCAGGGGTGA